Proteins encoded in a region of the Lathamus discolor isolate bLatDis1 chromosome Z, bLatDis1.hap1, whole genome shotgun sequence genome:
- the LOC136006067 gene encoding uncharacterized protein LOC136006067 encodes MGKSTEWTENTTDMDQTSTRIQKQSDPICKPTSQRIGNMDYPRKDTDGSSFVENGTRYAGYAVTTQQKVIEAKALTPGTSAQRAELIALTRALELSNDKKVNIWTDSKYAFGVVHIHGALWKERGLLSSQGTNIKYQKEILELIIAVQRPKQVAIMHCKAHQGGTSKVSEGNTLADRTARQVAREVWNMMALILLKVSPLHTYLSQSPNYSTEDEKLAGLLKAQKNSEGWYVTTTGQVIVPPAIMRKILQTEHQKCHWGAEALATYLKRGIISTQMLTMAKSVGSKCEICLKNNPVVKRQIETGRIRIGMEPGDYCQVDFAELPKVQGYKYLLIGVDTFSGWPEAFPCRTNQAKEVVKWLLREIIPRFGVPLGISSDRGPHFIATVVQEVSKLLGISWNLHTPWRPQSSGQVEKMNQTIKRQISKILLRGQNKVATSIAYSSATNQNKTQEQNVSKPL; translated from the exons atgggaaaatccacagAATGGACGGAAAACACAACTGACATGGACCAGACttccacaaggattcaaaaacagTCCGACCCTATTTGCAAACCAACTAGCCAAAGAATTGGAAACATGGACTACCCAAGGAAAGATACAG atggcagcagctttgtggagaacgGGACACGATACGCAGGATATGCTGTGACAACTCAGCAAAAGGTAATCGAAGCCAAGGCATTAACTCCAGGAACGTCAGCCCAAAGAGCAGAattgatagctcttacaagagcATTGGAGCTGAGCAACgacaaaaaggtaaatatatggacagactcaaaatatgcatttggtgtAGTACATATTCATGGAGCATTatggaaagaacgaggacttttgtcttcacaagggactaacataaaatatcagaaagaaattttagaaTTAATAATTGCTGTGCAAAGACCTAAACAAGTAGCCATCATGCATTGCAAGGCACATCAAGGAGGAACTTCAAAGGTATCTGAAGGAAATACACTAGCAGATCGGACAGCCCGCCAAGTAGCCCGGGAGGTGTGGAATATGATGGCTTTAATACTTCTGAAGGTAAGCCCACTCCATACCTATCTTTCACAAAGCCCAAACTATtcaacagaagatgaaaaattagCAGGACTCTTAAAGGcccaaaagaattctgaagggtggtatGTAACAACAACAGGACAAGTAATAGTGCCACCTGCAATAATGCGAAAGATTCTACAAACTGAACatcaaaaatgtcattggggtgcagaagcATTGGCAACTTATCTAAAAcgaggaataatttccacacagatgttaactatggcaaaatcagtgggatcaaaatgtgaaatctgtttgaaaaacaatccagtagtaaaaagacaaattgaGACCGGAAGAATTAGGATAGGAATGGAACCAGGAGATTATTGCCAGGTTGATTTTGCAGAACTACCAAAGGTACAAGGgtacaaatatttattaataggggttgacactttttctggatggccagaGGCCTTTCCCTGTCGCACCAATCAGGCAAAAGAAGTAGTGAAATGGTTGCTTAGAGAAATCATCCCGCGATTTGGAGTCCCTTTAGGTATATCATCAGATAGGGGTCCACATTTTATTGCAACCGTAgtacaagaagttagtaaactattaggaatatcatggaacttacacactccttggaggccccaatctagtggacaggtagaaaagatgaaccaaacaataaagagacaaatcagtaaaatattgTTAAGAGGCCAAAATAAAGTGGCCACAAGCATTGCCTATAGCTCTGCTACGAATCAGAATAAAACCCAGGAGCAAAATGTCAGTAAGCCCCTATGA